A segment of the Salminus brasiliensis chromosome 1, fSalBra1.hap2, whole genome shotgun sequence genome:
TGTAACTATACACCAATAAGCTGTATATATCCCTTCAGCGTCAAAGCTGTGCTGAGAAACTCAGTAAAGAATGGAGCAGAGAGTGCAGGATAAACTACTTGACTACAGATCTACAATCAGTTCAATTCAACTTAATTAAAGTGAAATTCAGTGAAATGCATACAGAGATGTTGGTTCCAGTTGCGTTATTGATTCGGTTCATATGTTTGCAGAATTCAGGCCCATGACCGTCCCGGTCTCTGTTGTTCTGGGTCACGAACAGCAGTGCGTGTATCATCTCATGTAGGAGTGTCTAAGAACAGAATTTCATACAGGTTGTGTGAAACAGTTTTGAAGAGCAATATGATTAAACCAAAAACTGCCAACACCATACAAATAACACAACAACTACATTCAGTcatatttatgttatatttatttaccaaCCTCCACCAGGTCTTTTCGGGGTCTGAGTTTCAATAGCGGCTCACTGAGACGAATTGAACACAGACCACCTCTCCCTTCATAAGAGCAAACACCAGCACACCTGGATCAAAAGATTGGAAACATATATTAAACAACTTCGCTAGGTCCCAAGTAATTGAAAACACTTAGCAAAGGCATGTCAGAATCCAGTCCTCACATGCTACAGCACTGAAGACTTCACTGACCCTCCTCATTAAACATACATCAGGCCTATTTAATACAGATACTGTTCTGCACTACTGAAGCAAATAAATGTATTAGGTGTATCGGCATCAACACTGACCGATATgtacaataaaaacattgcaTTTTGGCATAAGCCCAGGATttccatatcagtgcatcccaAAACATTGTAAAAACTTTTGATCAAAAGTTCAGATATTACTCGAGGGTCCTGGAgaacgtagctagctagctagcacctAACAGTGCAGACAAATCAAGAAGCTGTGAACAGTTTAATGTGAATATAAAGTGATATTCAATAGAGCAAATATCATCTCAAGCTCACAGTGTCATTCGAGGGCTCCACTTGACCTCCACCCCGCTGAGCTTCCCCCAGAAGAACATGTCGTTGAACTGCAGGAACATGGCTCGGACATCAGGACTGGGGTCAAGCGTCTCCCACTTCTCGTCCACTATGGAGAGGGGTGCTCGAGGGTGGACAACAGTCCAGTCAGACGAATCAGCAGAATCAACTCTCCGCTTCTTGCTGAAAGGGAAGCCGTCCTGGTCTTCATCGGTCCATGAAGGAGCCAAGGCTTCGTTATTGAACTGCTCCTGCAGCTGCAGAGCGAGGATGAAATCCTCATCTGCCATGATGATGACTGTTGTTTATCGCTGCCTTGTTTTTAGCTAGGTTGTTGTTTATTCATGAAACGGCACTGACTATTACCATCCCCACCGCTGTAACTACCGTTACGCCTGCTGGGACACCCATTCGGAGCACATTTACGATCAAATGTGTTTAGCTGTTCAAATGAAGGTGAAATAAACTTGTTATTTTGATGCCAGAGCGGCTCAAATAGAAAGAGCGAGAAACGGCTCCCTGCTCATAAGCGACGAAGCAGAATTCAAATGAAAACAACCGATTATTTTGTCAAATAAATCTGTATTTTAGCAGTAGAGCAAAGTCTAAATCTCGCCAGGAACAAGCTGAACGATATATTATgattttaaaatgcatttaaagcGGTTAAAAGCCAATCGTGTTTGtttctgaaagaaaacaaaCGTTAGCATGTAGCTAACCAGCTAGCGTTAAGCTCCTCCGGTTCGGAAGAGCCTGCCGGGATACGTTCAGTCCTCCGGGAAACGTAAACAGAGGGCGTGGCCGTCAGACCGGAATTGCATgtactgttttattattatgtatttatttatttatttatttttacaaataaatacGATGATAATTACTTCGTTCTTTGGccgttttttaaaaaaaaatttaaataaataaatattaaaaaggtTTAACCTACGATTGGCAGTCTCGTGCTCTGACGTAATCAGGAGCCGCCTTGTTCTCTTTCCTGAGGAGGAAGAAGGCTGGTAGCAAAACAGTAATGGTGGCTTGATTTCGACAAATAATACGATTGTCTGGGCGATTTCTTCCCATCCTTATAGGAGCAACACGGTCTTTGAGATGACTGACACTGGAGGCAGGCTGCGCAAGCAGCTGGAATCGGCTAATTTCGACCCGCAAAATTACGTGAAGCAGCTGTCTCAGCAGTCAGATGGAGACCGAGACCTGCAGGAGCATCGCCAGAAGATCCAAAGCCTGGCCGACGAAACGGCCCAGAACTTGAAGAAAAACGTCTACAAGAACTACAGGCAGTTTATTGAGACTGCCAAGGAGATTTCATACTTGGAAAGTGAGATGTACCAGCTGAGTCACATTCTGACTGAGCAGAAGAGCATCATGGAGAGCATCACCCAGGCCCTGCTTTACACAGACAAGGACGAAACCGCAAAAGAAATGCTGGCTGCCTTTCCCAAAGAGACAGAAGAGGTGAAGCAGAGGACCTTGACAACGCTGCTCGAGAAGGTGGAAGGGTGCAAGAACATCATGGAGGCACCTGGCAGGTATCTGGTCTACAATGGTGACCTCTTTGAATATGACGCTGATAACATGTCACAGATTCAGAAGGTACACGCCTTCCTGATGAACGACTGCTTGCTTATTGCTACCTGGCTGGCGAACAGACGTGGGACTGTCAAGTACAAGTATAACGCGCTGTACGACCTGGAGAGCTTTGCGGTTGTTAATGTGAAAGACAACCCGCCCATGAAAGACATGTTCAAGATTCTGATGTACCCGGACAGCCGCATTTTCCAAGCGGAGAACAGCAAGATCAAAAAAGAATGGCTGGAGATCCTGGAAGAGACCAAGAAAAACAAAGTGGCGAAAGACCAGCacaagaaagaggaggaggtcCCCACGTCGCCAGTCCGGCCAGAGGCCTCTACCAACCCCTTTGATGAGGATGAACCTTTGGATTCAGAGGAGTTGGTGGACCTGAGCCCGGAGTGGATCCAGGAGCTACCGGAGGACCTGGATGTCTGCATCGCCCAGCGGGACTTTGAGGGTGCTGTGGACCTCCTGGACAAGCTGAACGAGTACCTGAAGGACCAGCCAGTGACTCCGCGGGTCAAAGAGCTCCGGACCAAAGTGGAGGAGCGTGTCCGACAGCTGACTGAGGTCCTGGTGTTTGAGCTTTCACCTGACAGATCGTTACGTGGGGGTCCCAAAGCGACCCGCCGGGCTGTGTCCCAGCTGATTCGTCTGGGCCAGTCCACCAAGGCCTGCGAGTTATTTCTGAAGAACCGTGCGGCTGCAGTGCACACGGCCATCCGCCAGCTCCGCATTGAGGGTGCCACGCTGCTCTACATCCAGAAACTCTGCAACATCTTCTTCACCAGCCTGCTGGAGACAGCCCGTGAGTTTGAGACGGACTTCGCAGGCAACACAGGCTGCTATTCGGCCTTTGTGGTGTGGTCCCGCTCGGCCATGAGGATGTTTGTGGATGCCTTCAGCAAGCAGGTGTTTGACAGCAAGGAGAGCCTGTCCACTGCTGCGGAATGTGTCAAGTTCGCCAGCGAACACTGCCGGCAGCTTGGCGAGATCGGCCTAGACCTCACCTTCATCCTGCAGTCATTGCTGGTCAAGGACATCAAGGCTGCCTTGCAGAGCCAAAAGGACATCATCATCGAGGCTACCAAGCACCGCAACTCTGAGGAGATGTGGAGGAGAATGAACCTGATGACCCCTGAAGCCCTGGCCAAGCTCAAGGACGAAATGCGGAGCTGCGGGGTCAGCACCTTCGACCAGTACACGGGTGACGACTGCTGGGTCAACCTCAGCTACACCGTGGTGGCCTTCACCAAGCAGATGATGGCCTTTTTGGAAGAAGGCCTGAAGCTCTACTTCCCGGAGCTGCACATGGTGTTCCTGGAGAGCCTAAGGGAGATCATCCTGGTGGCCGTGCAGCATGTGGACTACAGCCTGCGTTGTGAGCAGGAGTCTGAGAAGAAAGCCTTCATCCTGCAGAACGCCGCCTTCCTGCATGAGACGGTGCTTCCTGTGGTGGAAAGGAGATTCGAGGAAGGTGTGGGGAAACCAGCCAAGCAGCTACAGGATCTGAGGAAGAGCTCACGGCCTGTCCGAGTCAACCCAGAAAGCACCATGTCTGTGGTGTGACGGGGAGTATAGATAACGTTAATTACTAGTATGACAGCTTCAAATGTCACAGTGCTTCTTAGTGCCACGTGTGTAATTACCATTGTTTGTAATTACATCATTAAAATGATACAAAAAATAGCACTCACTCACTTTTCTAAGAGGTATCTTAGGGACGGACAATTTTAACCAGCTAAACTACACGTGTTGTgcagtaaatgaatgaattaatgaatgagtGTGACttcaaatatgataaaatacactacactacacataaTCAATGCTAAAAGCACAATAAAGCCCTAAAGCTTATTTCCATTGTGGTCCTCGTGACATAAAATAGacaaaataaacaacacaaattACATAGTATTCAttatttacactcttaaaatgttCTTGAGGGGCTCTATTGCAGAATCATCTCTATGATAAAATGctattgtatttaaaaaaaaaaaatggtttccATGTAGCTAAATGTGCTATATGGAACCCTCCCTCCTAAGAGTGTATTTTACTGTTCTGGAAAATCACACTTTAAAGGGGATTTCCTTCCCTTTTTCAACATTTTGGCATAATTCAAGATAGGTCAGACTGGTTTGGTGGATAAAATCAGTGGAATGCCCCTGAAAGCCACATCTTAGTAGACTGTTACACTATAATAAAATTCTTATGCAGACATTGCCTTAAGTCTCTGACACTTTAacgatacatttttaaatacattcgCAGCAGGGAGATACTAAAGGGGGTAAATGACCATTGGCTCTTATCAACACCACTGCATCCTTATGGTTCATCATTTTGTAGCTGCTATACACTGGAAAATGGAAGCTGTGTAGGAGTGAGGGTGGAGAACTTGGGTGTTTATATGGGGTTTATGTCACCTTTCATAAAAGGTCACTGTTGTTTAACCTAGTAATTTACAATGCCAGTAACAGATCAGTATCAAGGCCTGCATGAAGTAAATGAGCGGTGGTAGagtacagtaaacagtaaacacattcaGATTAAAATGATGCTTTTCATTTAATTACACTACAATATATTTCTAATGAGGCTGTCTGATGGCTGTCCGTCAGTATGTCAGTTGGTGTTGGACTGCTCAGTATTGGGGTTGAGCAGAACTGCTTTAGTGTTATGTTTGTATCTCTTGTCCAAGGCAAAAATTGCCAACGATATGAAGTTACAGCGCTTTTTACAGCGTCCCACTCATGTTGGGGCACCATGTTTGGTACATAGCCATGATAAGTACATCTCAGCAGTAATCTTTAGTGCTTTGTTGCATATCTCTTGCCTGCAAATCTGTGATTTACAGACATCACCAGGTGCTGAGTACCTTCTCTGGTGATGATTTGCCAAGCCTCTAATGCAGCCATCTTTAGCTCTTGCTTGTTTTGGGGCTTCGTTCCCTCAATTGTTCTCTTTAGCATAATAAATGCATGCTCAGTAGGATTTAGGTGACTGGGGACTGGCTTGACCAGATTCAAGAACTTTTTTACTTTGAGAAACACTTGTGTTGCCTTAGCTGTTTGATCTGGGCTCATTAACTTGCTGTAGGCTGAAGTACCGCCCGATAAGTATAAAGCATTTACTGGAACATGAGCAGATAAGAAGTTCCTGTATGCCATAGCATTCATTGTTCTACTGCCTTCAGCAGTTACATCGTTTCTGAGGTTAGGTGCATGAATACCTGTGGCAGCCATACATACCCAAGCCATGacacccccaccaccatgtttcataGATGAGTTGGTATGCTTTCGGATTGTGGGCAGATCCTTTTTGTCTAATTCTTGGTCTTGGTTTTGTCTAATTGAAATGAGGGGGCAAAAAGGTGAAACTCAAATGACTGCAGATACCCTTAAATTAATGTCTGAGGTGCAGCGGGCCACATTACAGCAAAAAGTGCCTTTGTCCTGGACATTAAGGTgggcactgtgtgtgtctgaaccTGATAACATGCTTGTAGCCAACATTGGCCCTTGGCTGTTTTCCTCTTCTTAAATCAGAGATTTTACACTTTGGTGCCCCCTGGTGTGTAAAGACAGATAATCCAGTGAAAGGGAGGGGAGGCTTCGGATGAAATCCTAAGGCTCTAATGGAAGCTACCCCTACTGGACCGATGAAATGTCCCGTTCATCTTCATTAAAGACCGATTCCACTGAATTGTCAAATGCATCCATAATTGTGTTACAACAACTGTGATACAAGCCAtcattgtagagaaacctaATGacttacagtggtggtgacaggAACCAGGGGTTGCCATGATTACAAcccaattatatatatatatatataaaatcagtgAAATCAGTGACTATTAAGTGTCAtatgtaatgatgatgatggtcaaATCTGAGGGTTTCTAGGCCGGCCACCAGAGTGACTCAGATGTTTACAGGTCCACTTTTACAGGAGCCCTCCAGTGCCAGCCCAAGGAGAGTGACTGTAGTCTACAGCTCTGAGGTCTCTTGGGCTAAAAGAGACCACTAAAGTGAAGTAATCTGAGTCTCAAAATTACGTTATTTACACCACAATGGCTAAATTAAGTAGAATTCCCTATTAATGTCCTACACATTCAGCACCAGCACGGTTTGCTGATTTCCCCGCTGTAATAACAGGAAAGTTGAATCAGGcatgcttgagcaggaaaagcacaaaacggtgcaggaatccggccctccaggaaaggaattgcccacccctgctctatGGCGTTCATATCCAGCATTAGGCCCTAATCTACCAAACAAAACCAGGCTGGTTGTAGCCTGGTAAATGGACAGGTGATTTAGAAAATGCATCCTTTAAGGTCTCTCCTTGAAATGTAGCCTAGAAAACACTTGCACTGTAGGATGAAATAGAAACGTATCCATAAATTCACACACATCGATCACACTCGAGAATCCTGGACTTGGTGTCTCTTTTTATTCACCTACTGACCAATAAATGCCGCTTATAATGTATATAGTTAAACAGCCTAATGAGACCTAATGAGAAAATGGAATTGAAAACAGCCCAACGggagaaaaatcacattaaagaCAGCTTAAGAAGCTTAATCTCAATTCTACGAGGTAGCTTCTCTGAAATAAAGCCTAGCACTGCTGTTGTGTGATGGCCTTGCCCTAATTATTTAGGGGCCGTTTTCTCTAGCAGCCCCTTTGAATACAAATGGAAACGCCTGTGCAGTTTACACGCTCTGTCTTCATTTGGACGCGGCTGATAGCACAGGCATTTTCTTTAAATTGCAAATGAATTTTTTTCTTCGGGCTGGTTGACCCTTATTCAGGATACGGGGCCGTGAtagattttcttcttttagcCTTCGCCTTTTTCGCATTTAATTAGGGGGATTAAGGGATTTGTAGTTTTTAGCCGCGAGCAGTCGTTTAGATTCGATTCAGTACGGACTACAACAGCCACGACGCTCTGCTCTTGTCGGGCATGCGCATAGACGTTGTTTTCCTCACCCGTTTTCAGGCAAGCCTCGCCCTCCTGCGCTAGGATTGGCTGGTAGGTGGTCCTGTCATGCGGTGCAGCGTTCTAGAACGCACTGCGATTGGCTAGTAAGTCTCACTCACAAACATTCTAGAACGCTTCGCGCGTGTAAACGACCAGCCGTTCGTGACCAGGAGCGGGAGGGATTTGCTGATACAGCCTTCTAGAACGCCGTTCTGCCTTAGTGTTCTAGATCGCTGGTTCTTgaatgtaaacagtgttctAGAACGTTCAACACAGACGATGGCCAATGTGATCTAATTAGCCAATCGTAGCGCTCTAGGGGGCGGGGCTTGGCCCTAATACGGGTGGGAAACGAAACCACAAGCGGTGtatgtgcgcgcgcgcgcgcgcgtgtgtatgtgtggggggAGCTGTCCGAGTGGAGCTGGTGCTGTTGGGCTCcttctctcgctgtctctccgCTGCGCTCGCGATGGAGGAGGAACTGAAATGTCCCGTGTGCGGCTCGCTCTTCACGGACCCCATCATCCTGCCGTGCTCGCACAACGTGTGCGCCGGGTGCGCGCGGAGCATCGCCGTGCAGACCCCCGAGGGTGAGACCCCTCCTCACGCGGCGTCGCACGGCCGCTCGGCCGCCTCGGGGGGAGCACCGGACTACGACTACCTGGACGTGGACAAGATGAGCACGCACAGCGAGACGGACAGCGGCTACGGCTCGTACACGCCGTGCGCCAAGTCGCCGAACGGCGTGCGCGTGTTCCCGCCGCCGGTGCTGCTCGCAGCGCGCCACTGCTCCGTCACGTGCCCGCTGTGCCACCGCAGCGTGTCGCTGGACGAGCGCGGGCTGCGCGCCTTCCCGCGCAACCGCCTCCTCGAGGCCGTGGTGGCGCGCCACCGGCAGGGCCGCGCGCGCGCCGTCAAGTGCCAACTGTGCGACCGCAACCCGCCCGACGCCACCGTCACGTGCGAGCAGTGCGACGTGTCCTACTGCGCTGCGTGCCAGCAGAGGTGCCACCCCGCGCGCGGACCGCTCGCCAAGCACCGGCTCGTGCCGCCTGCCGCGCtcgctcagcagcagcagcagcagcagcagcagcccgcCTCCAGCAGCGCCGGCGCGACCATCAACGCGGCCAGTGCTGCTGTAGCCACGGCAGCACGCGCGCCCTCGACCTGCATGGAGCACGAGGCGGAGAACTACAGCGCGTACTGCGCGAGCTGCAGGACTCCCGTGTGCTATGTGTGCGTGGAGGACGGCAAACACGGCAAACACGACGTGAAGCCCCTGGCGGTGATGTGGAAACAGCAtaaggtaagagagagagagagagagagagagagaggggagaacgAACACCTGTAGCGCTGGGGTAACACCTACAGTACTGAACTGGTGTTTATTGAGTCTCATACATACAAAATTTGCAgagtactgtgctgaagaaACACCAGCAGTGTTGGGCTAATTTTAGTCCAGCAGTGTTGAATTAACGTATACACAGTAACACTGTAGAGTGTTGAACCCTGCAGTGCTGTACCACCATCAGTGGTATTGCTTTAAAGCC
Coding sequences within it:
- the exoc8 gene encoding exocyst complex component 8, with the translated sequence MTDTGGRLRKQLESANFDPQNYVKQLSQQSDGDRDLQEHRQKIQSLADETAQNLKKNVYKNYRQFIETAKEISYLESEMYQLSHILTEQKSIMESITQALLYTDKDETAKEMLAAFPKETEEVKQRTLTTLLEKVEGCKNIMEAPGRYLVYNGDLFEYDADNMSQIQKVHAFLMNDCLLIATWLANRRGTVKYKYNALYDLESFAVVNVKDNPPMKDMFKILMYPDSRIFQAENSKIKKEWLEILEETKKNKVAKDQHKKEEEVPTSPVRPEASTNPFDEDEPLDSEELVDLSPEWIQELPEDLDVCIAQRDFEGAVDLLDKLNEYLKDQPVTPRVKELRTKVEERVRQLTEVLVFELSPDRSLRGGPKATRRAVSQLIRLGQSTKACELFLKNRAAAVHTAIRQLRIEGATLLYIQKLCNIFFTSLLETAREFETDFAGNTGCYSAFVVWSRSAMRMFVDAFSKQVFDSKESLSTAAECVKFASEHCRQLGEIGLDLTFILQSLLVKDIKAALQSQKDIIIEATKHRNSEEMWRRMNLMTPEALAKLKDEMRSCGVSTFDQYTGDDCWVNLSYTVVAFTKQMMAFLEEGLKLYFPELHMVFLESLREIILVAVQHVDYSLRCEQESEKKAFILQNAAFLHETVLPVVERRFEEGVGKPAKQLQDLRKSSRPVRVNPESTMSVV